In Anser cygnoides isolate HZ-2024a breed goose chromosome Z, Taihu_goose_T2T_genome, whole genome shotgun sequence, a genomic segment contains:
- the LOC136788996 gene encoding E3 ubiquitin-protein ligase Topors-like has protein sequence MATEEAWTCPVCREGRKDVAYATPCNHRFCLGCIQRWAKLKASCPLCRTGMRTIKVSVRGDEDYLECIVSPPAVPVPVGFQAGSATAPHSPAAPAASSVPAEERDAEPDPRAAVGGLLPEDWAVLFRERRDILDPVLPWLRRQLSAIYGTRWWQARAAESFLLHSLCVMGLDRDAIIQHTQPALGPLTVPLIDGLVGTIVALCGEDARRLLGLESSRPARAQEARPAAASGHAAPAQGAFRTSPAPSSSSADPDVEEIPGTSSAFQHGDPGEVPAADSPREQEEPREELGQEAAAGPSARGCRRRPSAPHRSTRGSRRPRKRTRAGSAQDSPQPCKRPTPRRF, from the coding sequence ATGGCCACGGAGGAGGCGTGGACGTGTCCCGTGTGCCGGGAGGGGCGAAAGGACGTGGCCTACGCGACACCATGTAACCACcggttctgcctgggctgcatccagcgcTGGGCAAAACTGAAGGCGAGCTGCCCACTCTGCAGGACGGGCATGAGGACCATCAAGGTTTCCGTGCGGGGAGACGAAGACTACCTGGAATGCATCGTCTCCCCTCCCGCAGTGCCCGTACCTGttggcttccaggcaggcagcgccaccgccccccacagccctgcagcgccggctgcgtcctctgtgccagccgaggagagggatgcggagcccgatccccgcgctgctgtgggcggcctcctgcccgaggactgggccgtgctgttcagggagcgcagggacatcctcgaccctgtgctgccctggcttcGCCGCCAGCTCTCAGCCATCTATGGGACACGCTGGTGGCAggcgagagctgcagagagcttcctcctgcactccctgtgtgtgatggggctggacagggacgccatcattcagcacacacagcccgccTTGGGGCCCCTCACCGTGCCGCTCATCGACGGGCTCGTCGGCACCATCGTGGCTCTCTGCGGCGAGGACGCACGGAGGCTGCTGGGCCTCGAGAGCAGCCGCCCTGCCAGGGCGCAGGAGGCCagacctgcagctgcttctgggcaCGCTGCTCCAGCGCAGGGAGCCTTCAGGaccagccccgcgccctccagcagctctgcagaccctGACGTCGAGGAAATCCCCGGCACATCCAGCGCTTTCCAGCATGGGGATCCTGGCGAAGTcccagctgcagacagccccagggagcaggaagagccccgtgaagagctggggcaggaggcagcagcaggtccctctgcccgggGCTGCAGGCGCAGACCCTCCGCTCCTCACCGCTCGactcgggggtcccggcgccccaggaagcgcacccgggcaggcagtgcccaagactctccccagccctgcaagaggccAACCCCCCGGCGCTTCTAG